In the Carboxydothermus hydrogenoformans Z-2901 genome, one interval contains:
- a CDS encoding rubredoxin-like domain-containing protein: MLFKCSVCGFIWDGADAPDKCPKCGAPKEKFNQLEEDVAQLVLKSRETNDIHMNLAKHLAIVAELAQRGLEIKLDPGCVDIFEKATKAAYELRQMIKAELATHMTKQKWG, encoded by the coding sequence ATGTTATTTAAATGCTCGGTGTGCGGATTTATCTGGGATGGGGCTGATGCCCCGGATAAATGCCCGAAATGCGGTGCGCCCAAGGAAAAATTCAATCAACTGGAAGAGGATGTAGCCCAACTTGTTTTAAAGTCCCGGGAAACCAACGATATACATATGAATCTTGCTAAACACTTGGCAATTGTTGCTGAGCTTGCTCAAAGGGGTCTGGAAATTAAGTTAGACCCTGGTTGCGTCGATATTTTTGAAAAGGCTACGAAAGCCGCTTATGAGCTTCGGCAAATGATAAAAGCCGAGCTTGCTACCCACATGACCAAGCAGAAATGGGGGTAA
- the rbr gene encoding rubrerythrin, with the protein MGKTRDNLLAAFAGESQARNKYTFFAAVAKKEGLVEVARFFEETAQNEKEHAEQLFKLLGALGDTAANLKAAMEGETYEYADMYPEFAKIAREEGEIEAAELFERLVTIEKFHAQRYQKLLEMVTQGKLLKRDTAIRWQCSECGFIVEGTEPPEVCPVCKHAKGYYMPLSENY; encoded by the coding sequence ATGGGCAAAACCAGGGATAATTTGCTGGCGGCTTTTGCCGGCGAGAGTCAGGCGCGCAATAAGTATACTTTTTTTGCAGCGGTGGCCAAAAAAGAAGGTTTAGTGGAGGTTGCAAGGTTTTTTGAAGAGACTGCCCAAAACGAAAAAGAGCATGCCGAACAGCTTTTTAAGCTTTTAGGGGCTTTAGGGGATACTGCAGCAAACTTAAAAGCGGCCATGGAAGGCGAAACTTACGAGTATGCCGATATGTATCCGGAATTTGCTAAAATTGCCCGGGAAGAAGGAGAGATTGAGGCGGCCGAGTTATTTGAGAGGCTGGTAACTATCGAAAAGTTTCACGCCCAGCGTTACCAAAAGCTTTTGGAGATGGTAACTCAGGGGAAGCTTTTAAAACGGGATACGGCTATTCGCTGGCAATGCAGTGAATGTGGCTTTATCGTAGAAGGTACGGAGCCACCAGAAGTCTGCCCGGTTTGTAAACACGCTAAAGGCTACTACATGCCTTTAAGTGAAAACTATTAA
- a CDS encoding DUF3794 and LysM peptidoglycan-binding domain-containing protein, producing MDILKEQLKVNILVGEAEKELKLMSLIELPYYLLPIGKIIRAYAESKIQKAMVENGKVRINGVVTVHIYYSAQNRHDEVFHYEKNLPFEDLLDLPGVSKGDLVKGTSEVINFKAKITDEGEKLSVEVTLKNKVRAVKTTVLEVITDVPDNLLPEKTLIKVDAVIGTGEKEKSYQSRVKIPKDKPDIDGVLNITGEFRAKSARALAGKVVVEGEIEAKVTYHHEDPEYTVRFTIPVFEFIEVPLAEEGMIGEVNGEILEIKAGKLGNREFRIEAKLKLLAQALMEKQLRIVTKLTGAEYTTKKLIAERVVGENTAQTTAQKEWKLDGEVKILHIHQEKAVVKTSRLTDGESEIQGEAMLGVMYLPEGSEEIRHLDINVPFKLTVSIPGAKPGQNLYTWPKVEYANVKVIEHCTLQAEVVVRVRAKVTETVSQDVVTEVGEVAGMPPETMEYVIKPGDTFYKIAKKIGVPVEEIIKLNPGKDPQKLMPGDVILLPVSPGPPLG from the coding sequence ATGGATATTTTAAAAGAGCAGTTAAAGGTCAACATTTTGGTGGGGGAAGCGGAAAAAGAGCTAAAGTTAATGAGCTTGATAGAGCTGCCATACTACTTACTGCCAATAGGGAAAATAATAAGAGCCTATGCTGAAAGTAAAATTCAAAAGGCTATGGTGGAAAATGGCAAAGTAAGGATTAACGGGGTTGTAACCGTTCATATATACTACTCCGCTCAAAACCGGCACGATGAAGTTTTTCATTATGAAAAAAATCTACCTTTTGAGGATTTACTGGATTTACCGGGAGTAAGCAAAGGAGATCTGGTAAAGGGAACTTCGGAGGTCATAAATTTTAAAGCAAAAATAACCGATGAGGGGGAAAAGTTGTCGGTCGAAGTAACTCTTAAAAATAAGGTACGGGCGGTAAAAACCACCGTATTGGAGGTGATAACCGACGTACCGGATAATTTACTTCCCGAAAAGACTTTAATTAAAGTAGATGCAGTAATTGGGACGGGTGAAAAGGAAAAATCCTATCAAAGCCGGGTTAAAATTCCCAAAGATAAGCCGGATATTGATGGTGTTTTAAATATTACCGGGGAGTTTCGGGCTAAATCGGCGAGAGCTTTAGCCGGAAAAGTGGTGGTGGAAGGAGAAATTGAAGCCAAAGTCACTTATCACCATGAGGATCCCGAATATACGGTTCGTTTTACCATTCCCGTATTTGAATTTATCGAAGTGCCATTGGCCGAAGAAGGGATGATAGGCGAGGTAAACGGTGAAATTTTAGAGATAAAAGCAGGAAAACTTGGCAATCGGGAGTTTAGAATTGAAGCAAAACTAAAACTTCTGGCTCAAGCTTTAATGGAAAAACAATTAAGAATAGTTACCAAACTCACCGGTGCCGAATACACCACTAAAAAGCTTATAGCCGAAAGGGTGGTGGGTGAAAATACCGCCCAGACTACAGCTCAAAAAGAATGGAAACTTGATGGGGAGGTAAAAATCCTCCATATCCATCAGGAAAAAGCCGTGGTGAAAACTTCGCGCTTAACCGATGGAGAGAGCGAAATTCAGGGCGAAGCAATGCTTGGGGTAATGTATTTGCCGGAAGGCTCGGAGGAAATCCGCCATCTTGATATAAACGTACCCTTTAAACTTACGGTGAGCATTCCCGGAGCCAAACCCGGCCAAAATCTTTATACCTGGCCGAAGGTGGAATACGCCAACGTAAAAGTGATCGAGCATTGCACCCTTCAAGCTGAAGTGGTGGTCCGGGTAAGAGCAAAAGTTACGGAAACCGTATCCCAGGATGTTGTAACGGAAGTAGGAGAGGTGGCGGGAATGCCTCCGGAAACGATGGAGTACGTAATAAAACCCGGTGATACTTTTTATAAAATAGCCAAGAAAATCGGCGTGCCGGTGGAAGAAATTATAAAATTAAATCCTGGGAAAGACCCGCAAAAGCTAATGCCCGGTGATGTTATCTTACTGCCGGTAAGCCCGGGCCCGCCGCTGGGATAA
- a CDS encoding CAP domain-containing protein, which yields MKKFITITLLALFLLVTTLVSVSAYTLNIVIVPKTTPAVTPVPSASVAANTQGIVLTADEKRFLELTNQARIKNGLKPLAVDPRLVQTARLKAEDMAKLGYFGHISPTYGKPSTMMIAYGIKDYRWIGGENLAQNSTVDRAFNALMNSPTHRANILDPRYTHIGVASVPGGRYGKLWVQHFCGK from the coding sequence ATGAAAAAATTTATCACTATTACCTTGCTTGCGCTTTTTCTTTTAGTAACCACCCTTGTTTCCGTTTCCGCTTATACCTTGAATATTGTAATCGTACCAAAAACCACTCCTGCGGTTACTCCCGTGCCTTCTGCCTCGGTTGCTGCCAATACTCAGGGAATAGTGCTGACCGCTGATGAAAAAAGATTCTTAGAGCTGACCAATCAGGCCCGAATAAAAAACGGGTTAAAGCCCTTAGCGGTCGATCCGCGCCTGGTGCAAACTGCCCGGCTCAAAGCCGAAGATATGGCCAAACTCGGTTACTTCGGCCACATCTCTCCCACTTACGGTAAACCTTCCACCATGATGATAGCTTATGGCATTAAAGATTACCGGTGGATTGGGGGGGAAAACTTAGCGCAAAACTCTACGGTAGACCGGGCTTTTAACGCTTTAATGAACAGCCCCACCCACCGGGCCAACATTTTAGACCCCCGCTACACTCATATCGGGGTAGCTTCGGTCCCCGGGGGCCGTTACGGCAAGCTCTGGGTCCAGCACTTTTGCGGCAAGTAG
- a CDS encoding YbaB/EbfC family nucleoid-associated protein, with protein sequence MDLDKLLAQGKKELLAKKIETVSPGGGIKVVLNGLMEVMEIKISPSLFKEEKVEYLEKLLKETFNLAAKRAQKIIAEEVEKNLSNSPLSNLFNLFG encoded by the coding sequence TTGGATTTAGACAAACTTTTAGCTCAGGGTAAAAAGGAACTTTTAGCTAAAAAAATTGAAACGGTAAGCCCCGGCGGCGGAATTAAAGTAGTTTTAAACGGGCTTATGGAAGTTATGGAAATAAAAATAAGTCCGTCCCTCTTTAAAGAGGAAAAAGTGGAGTATTTAGAAAAGCTATTAAAAGAAACCTTTAATTTAGCAGCTAAAAGAGCTCAAAAAATAATAGCCGAAGAGGTAGAAAAAAATCTTTCTAACTCCCCGTTAAGCAATCTTTTTAATCTCTTTGGCTAA
- a CDS encoding ferritin family protein yields the protein MNLDKLVEMLDKALKDEKEAELFYTEVLKATNDYLVREAFVEARHDEREHIVKISDLYRDLTGKSPVITGVLPEKVTNIKEAVQKAIKGEEAAIRDYLEIINYSTLEKVDRVIYEIRNDEIVHLEKFQALYHTL from the coding sequence ATGAACTTGGATAAACTTGTGGAAATGTTAGATAAGGCCTTAAAAGATGAGAAAGAGGCGGAGCTTTTTTACACGGAAGTATTAAAAGCGACTAACGATTATTTGGTGCGGGAAGCTTTTGTTGAGGCAAGACACGATGAACGGGAACATATTGTAAAAATTTCCGATTTATATCGGGATCTGACGGGTAAAAGCCCGGTAATTACCGGGGTTTTGCCGGAAAAAGTAACCAATATTAAAGAGGCGGTGCAAAAGGCAATTAAAGGGGAAGAAGCGGCAATCAGGGATTATTTAGAGATTATAAATTATTCCACTTTAGAAAAAGTGGACCGGGTAATTTATGAAATTAGAAACGACGAAATAGTACACCTGGAAAAATTTCAAGCCCTTTACCATACCCTTTAG
- a CDS encoding glycosyltransferase family 2 protein: MFSIIITSKNEGINLKNTIFSLTHNRVGKPFEIIVVDDGSTDHSTAFLEKDSRYNQIKLIKTEGIGLARAKNLGAKYASGKYLVFSDAHMSYQTFWLDHLEAFLAEKDVGGICPAIASLAEPERIGYGQTISPEFRLTWLANPGKVAEIPVVPGGLMVIKSKVFFEVGGFEGLMERWGWEDAELSLRLWLMGYRLLVVPEVVVYHLFRERQPYPTSRKAALKNLFILALNHLSEERVKKILKLYSRWSDFPEALGEVIFSYPWTRRQELFKARKYADDWFFQKFKIVF, translated from the coding sequence ATGTTTTCGATCATAATAACCTCGAAAAATGAAGGTATAAATCTTAAGAATACAATTTTTTCTTTAACCCATAACCGGGTGGGAAAACCCTTTGAAATAATTGTAGTAGATGATGGTTCAACCGATCACTCCACCGCTTTTCTTGAAAAAGATTCAAGATATAACCAGATAAAACTAATAAAAACCGAAGGTATTGGTCTTGCCCGGGCCAAAAACTTGGGGGCTAAATATGCTTCGGGCAAATACTTAGTCTTTTCCGATGCGCATATGAGCTATCAAACTTTCTGGCTGGACCATTTAGAAGCATTTTTGGCGGAAAAAGATGTCGGAGGTATATGCCCGGCGATTGCTTCCCTGGCCGAGCCCGAGCGAATTGGTTACGGGCAGACTATTTCGCCGGAGTTTCGCCTGACCTGGCTTGCCAATCCCGGGAAAGTTGCTGAAATTCCTGTAGTACCCGGGGGACTTATGGTGATAAAAAGCAAGGTGTTTTTTGAGGTCGGGGGTTTTGAAGGATTGATGGAGAGGTGGGGATGGGAAGATGCCGAGCTGTCCCTGCGACTCTGGCTTATGGGGTACCGCCTCTTGGTAGTGCCTGAGGTTGTTGTTTATCATTTATTTCGTGAGCGTCAACCTTACCCTACCAGCAGAAAAGCTGCTTTAAAAAATCTTTTTATTTTAGCCCTGAACCATCTAAGCGAAGAACGGGTGAAAAAAATTTTAAAGCTTTATAGCCGCTGGTCGGATTTTCCCGAAGCTCTCGGGGAAGTAATATTTTCCTATCCCTGGACAAGAAGGCAGGAACTATTTAAAGCCAGAAAATACGCTGACGACTGGTTTTTTCAGAAATTTAAAATTGTGTTTTAA